The Nostoc cf. commune SO-36 genomic sequence CTACTTGACTGAGATCATTTGCAATTCGGTCTAGCAGTTCTCCTGCTTGGTCACGATATTGATGTTCTCGGCCCCGTAAACGGATGGCAAACTTCACTGAATCGCCTTTACTCAACCACTGAACTGCTTTTTCAATGCGTAGATTGTAATCAGCGACGCCCACGTTTAGACCGAAGCGAACTTCCTTTACCGTGGGTCTAGCACTCTGGCTTTGACGTTTTTTCTTTTGGTACTGAAGCTTCCCATAGTTGAGAATCTTCGCGATAGGAGCGTCTTTGCCTTGAGAGACTACAACTAAGTCAAGCTCTAAGCTTTCAGCTAGCTGTAGCGCCTCATTGGTGTCGATCAGACCACGATTATTATTCTCATGGTCAATTAAGAAGACGCTAGGGGACTTGATTTGTGAATTAATCAGTTGCTTTTGGATTGCGATAATGAATTTCTCCCAATTCTTTAACACTTTACTTTGCCGATAATGCCAATTTAACACAACACTGAATCAGAGCAACTTTAACTACACAATGGATGGCAATCTGCTAGAATTAAGCACTGTGGCACTCGCTCTCAGTCTTTGCGCTACTGCCCATCCAGCTTTTCAATAATTTTTATTCGTCCGCCTAAGACTGACGCCGCCATTGGCGACAGGCCGATGTTATTTTTGGAGTCTTATGTCTTTTTCTACTCTCGGCTTGTCCAATGAAATTATCCGTGCCGTTACCGAACGAGGATACACCGAACCCACGCCAATTCAGATGCAGGCGATTCCTGCCGTTTTGTCAGGTAGCGATTTGCTAGCTGGGGCACAAACTGGCACTGGTAAGACCGCTAGTTTTACCCTGCCACTCTTGCATCGGTTGTCGTCCGACAAAAGCAAAGGTACATCTAATGGATATCCACAAATCAGGGCGCTGATTCTCACCCCAACTCGTGAACTAGCCGCACAGGTAGAAGAAAGCGTGCGCGAGTACGGCAAATACTTGCAGCTAAACTCAATGGTGATGTTTGGTGGAGTCAGCATTAATCTGCAAAAACAACGTTT encodes the following:
- the infC gene encoding translation initiation factor IF-3, whose product is MLKNWEKFIIAIQKQLINSQIKSPSVFLIDHENNNRGLIDTNEALQLAESLELDLVVVSQGKDAPIAKILNYGKLQYQKKKRQSQSARPTVKEVRFGLNVGVADYNLRIEKAVQWLSKGDSVKFAIRLRGREHQYRDQAGELLDRIANDLSQVGKIQSLDKRALIVQVIPA